From a region of the Streptomyces caniferus genome:
- a CDS encoding NAD(P)/FAD-dependent oxidoreductase, which translates to MVDAHQTFVIVGGGLAGAKAAETLRAEGFTGRVILICDERDHPYERPPLSKGFLLGKEERDSVFVHEPAWYAQAQIELHLGQPAVRLDPEARTVRLGDGTLIAYDKLLLATGAEPRRLDIPGTGLAGVHHLRRLAHAERLRGVLASLGRDNGHLVIAGAGWIGLEVAAAARSYGAEVTVVEAAPTPLHGILGPELGGLFTDLHREHGVRFHFGARFTEIVGEGGMVLAVRTDDGEEHPAHDVLAAIGAAPRTALAEQAGLDLADPETGGGVAVDATLRTSDPYIYAAGDVAAADHPLLDTRLRVEHWANALNGGPAAARAMLGQDISYDRIPYFFSDQYDVGMEYSGYAPPGSYAQVVCRGDVAKREFIAFWLAADGRLLAGMNVNVWDVAESIQQLIRSGAPLEPGALADPQVPLAALLP; encoded by the coding sequence GTGGTCGACGCACACCAGACGTTCGTCATCGTCGGGGGTGGCCTGGCCGGCGCAAAGGCCGCGGAGACTCTCCGCGCGGAGGGGTTCACCGGCCGGGTGATCCTCATCTGTGACGAGCGCGACCACCCGTACGAGCGCCCCCCGCTCTCCAAGGGGTTCCTGCTCGGCAAGGAAGAGCGCGACAGCGTGTTCGTCCATGAGCCCGCCTGGTACGCCCAGGCACAGATCGAACTGCACCTGGGCCAGCCCGCCGTCCGCCTCGACCCGGAGGCCAGGACCGTCCGCCTCGGCGACGGCACCCTGATCGCCTACGACAAGCTGCTGCTGGCCACCGGCGCCGAACCGCGGCGCCTGGACATCCCCGGCACCGGCCTGGCCGGCGTGCACCACCTGCGCCGCCTCGCCCACGCCGAACGGCTGCGCGGCGTCCTGGCCTCCCTCGGCCGCGACAACGGCCATCTGGTGATCGCCGGAGCCGGCTGGATCGGCCTGGAGGTCGCCGCCGCGGCCCGCTCCTACGGCGCCGAGGTGACCGTCGTCGAGGCCGCCCCGACACCGCTGCACGGCATCCTGGGGCCCGAACTCGGCGGTCTGTTCACCGATCTGCACCGCGAGCACGGCGTCCGCTTCCACTTCGGCGCCCGCTTCACCGAGATCGTCGGAGAGGGCGGCATGGTGCTCGCCGTGCGCACCGACGACGGCGAGGAACACCCCGCCCACGATGTGCTCGCCGCGATCGGCGCCGCCCCGCGCACCGCGCTCGCCGAACAGGCCGGGCTGGATCTCGCCGACCCGGAGACCGGCGGCGGGGTGGCCGTCGACGCGACGCTGCGCACCTCCGACCCGTACATCTACGCCGCCGGTGACGTCGCCGCCGCCGACCACCCGCTGCTGGACACCCGGCTGCGGGTCGAACACTGGGCCAACGCCCTCAACGGCGGCCCGGCCGCCGCCCGCGCCATGCTCGGCCAGGACATCAGCTACGACCGCATCCCGTACTTCTTCTCCGACCAGTACGACGTCGGCATGGAGTACTCCGGCTACGCCCCGCCCGGCTCGTACGCCCAGGTCGTCTGCCGCGGCGACGTCGCCAAGCGGGAGTTCATCGCCTTCTGGCTGGCGGCGGACGGCCGGCTGCTCGCGGGCATGAACGTCAACGTCTGGGACGTCGCCGAATCCATCCAGCAACTCATCCGCTCCGGGGCGCCGTTGGAGCCCGGCGCACTGGCCGATCCGCAGGTTCCGCTGGCGGCACTGCTCCCGTAG
- a CDS encoding deoxyguanosinetriphosphate triphosphohydrolase → MTGTPPTIPGYTAADTERWVPEPDKRPGRTAFQRDRARVLHSAALRRLAGKTQVVTPGAHTPAWDASPRTRLTHSLECAQVGRELGAALGCDPDLVETACLAHDLGHPPFGHNGEQTLNEVAAPCGGFEGNAQSLRLLARLEPKRFVPAPDGRTVSVGLNLSRAALDAATKYPWTRGAHPTDPASPKFGVYEDDLPVFDWFRQDTPDGARSFEAQVMDWSDDVAYSVHDVEDGLHAGHLDPNLLLADAERAEIFAVAGERYAPGAGADELAAALDRLLEQEWWPHGYDGSALAQARLKDATSQLIGRFCLAAESATRARWGTGRLTRYGAELVVPAETRLECAVLKAVADRYVMQRPDQEALRADQRVVIAELAEALLARAPDGLDPQFRSLFDAAPDDTARMRAVIDQIAALTDTSARSLHARLTRHPGHAGRNRG, encoded by the coding sequence ATGACGGGCACACCACCGACCATTCCCGGCTACACCGCGGCCGATACCGAGCGCTGGGTTCCCGAGCCCGACAAACGGCCCGGACGCACCGCCTTCCAGCGCGACCGCGCCCGGGTGCTGCACTCCGCCGCGCTGCGGCGGCTGGCCGGCAAGACCCAGGTCGTCACCCCGGGCGCGCACACCCCCGCCTGGGACGCCAGCCCGCGCACCCGCCTGACCCACTCCCTGGAGTGCGCCCAGGTCGGCCGGGAGCTCGGCGCCGCCCTCGGCTGCGACCCGGACCTGGTGGAGACCGCCTGTCTGGCGCACGATCTCGGCCACCCGCCCTTCGGGCACAACGGCGAGCAGACGCTCAACGAAGTCGCCGCGCCCTGCGGCGGGTTCGAGGGCAACGCGCAGTCCCTGCGGCTGCTGGCCCGTCTGGAGCCCAAGCGGTTCGTGCCCGCCCCGGACGGCCGGACGGTCAGCGTCGGTCTGAACCTCAGCCGCGCCGCCCTCGACGCGGCCACCAAGTACCCCTGGACGCGCGGCGCGCACCCCACCGACCCCGCGTCCCCGAAGTTCGGCGTCTACGAGGACGACCTGCCGGTCTTCGACTGGTTCCGGCAGGACACTCCCGACGGGGCGCGGAGCTTCGAGGCGCAGGTCATGGACTGGTCCGACGATGTGGCGTATTCGGTGCACGACGTCGAGGACGGGCTGCACGCCGGGCACCTCGACCCCAACCTGCTGCTCGCCGACGCCGAGCGCGCCGAGATCTTCGCGGTCGCCGGTGAGCGCTATGCGCCCGGCGCCGGAGCCGACGAGCTGGCCGCGGCGCTGGACCGCCTGCTGGAGCAGGAGTGGTGGCCGCACGGCTACGACGGCTCCGCGCTCGCCCAGGCCCGCCTGAAGGACGCCACCAGCCAGTTGATCGGCCGGTTCTGTCTCGCGGCCGAGAGCGCGACCCGGGCCCGGTGGGGGACCGGGCGGCTCACGCGCTACGGAGCGGAGCTGGTGGTTCCGGCCGAAACGCGGCTGGAATGCGCCGTTTTGAAAGCCGTCGCCGACCGGTACGTCATGCAGCGCCCCGACCAGGAAGCGCTCCGTGCCGACCAGCGCGTGGTCATCGCCGAACTGGCCGAGGCGCTGCTCGCCCGTGCCCCCGACGGCCTTGACCCGCAGTTCCGTTCACTGTTCGACGCGGCCCCCGACGACACCGCACGGATGCGCGCCGTCATCGACCAGATCGCGGCCCTCACCGACACCTCGGCCCGCTCTCTGCACGCCCGTCTCACCCGACACCCTGGTCACGCGGGGCGCAACCGAGGGTGA
- a CDS encoding sirohydrochlorin chelatase: protein MTAPIPHPPSASPAPLGAGDLAAEISAQLGARLGRVRLHGFRRPAPPPPTLVAVAHGSRDPRALPTVRALLDRVRALRPGLPVRLGHIELNRPLLTDTLAELDGGAVLVPLLFGRGHHVTHDLPAALAGAPHLTGRVAEPLGPHTLLAEALHGRLLEAGFPQGRSPRTAVVLAAAGSRAPRSAQDTERTARLLSARLGGTPVLPAYASAAAPTVVDAIHALTARGHDRIAVASCFTAPGLFATRCADAAPGPAAAPLGDHPALARLVLHRYDQALLARTGSDPESARAATVAV from the coding sequence ATGACGGCGCCGATACCGCACCCGCCCTCCGCGTCCCCCGCCCCGCTCGGCGCGGGAGACCTCGCCGCCGAGATCAGCGCGCAGCTCGGCGCCCGGCTCGGCCGGGTCCGGCTGCACGGTTTCCGCCGCCCGGCACCGCCGCCCCCCACCCTCGTCGCCGTGGCCCACGGCAGCCGCGACCCCCGCGCCCTGCCCACCGTCCGGGCGCTGCTCGACCGGGTCCGTGCGCTGCGCCCCGGCCTGCCCGTACGGCTCGGGCACATCGAGCTGAACCGTCCGCTGCTCACCGACACCCTCGCCGAGCTGGACGGCGGCGCCGTCCTCGTCCCGCTGCTCTTCGGCCGGGGCCATCACGTCACCCACGACCTGCCCGCCGCGCTGGCCGGCGCACCGCACCTGACCGGCCGGGTCGCCGAACCCCTGGGGCCGCACACCCTCCTCGCCGAGGCGCTGCACGGCCGCCTCCTGGAGGCCGGGTTCCCCCAGGGCCGCTCCCCGCGCACCGCGGTGGTCCTGGCCGCCGCCGGCTCCCGTGCCCCGCGGTCCGCCCAGGACACCGAGCGCACCGCCCGGCTGCTCTCGGCCCGGCTCGGCGGCACCCCCGTACTGCCCGCCTACGCCTCCGCCGCCGCCCCCACCGTCGTCGACGCGATCCACGCGCTGACCGCCCGCGGCCACGACCGGATCGCCGTCGCCTCCTGCTTCACCGCCCCCGGACTCTTCGCCACCCGGTGCGCGGACGCCGCCCCCGGGCCCGCCGCCGCGCCCCTGGGCGACCACCCCGCCCTGGCCCGTCTCGTACTGCACCGCTACGACCAGGCGCTCCTCGCGCGTACCGGATCCGACCCCGAGAGCGCCAGGGCGGCTACCGTCGCTGTATGA
- a CDS encoding adenosine deaminase translates to MASSPSSPSAATAPAPLPKAELHLHIEGTLEPELAFALAERNGVALPYATQDELRRAYSFADLQSFLNLYYALMAVLRTEDDFADLARAYLARAKEQGVRHAEIFFDPQAHTSRGVPIGTVIDGLARALDSAQETYGISTRLIMCFLRDESAESALQTFEAARPHLDRITAVGLDSAEVGHPPSKFKEVFALAREAGLKCVAHAGEEGPPAYVWEALDVLGVDRIDHGVRSLEDERLVARLAAEQVPLTVCPLSNVRLRVIDDLADHPLPAMLDAGLLVTVNSDDPAYFGGYAGDNFTAVRDALGLDDETLRTLARNSFRASFLDEETRAEYLREVDAHRA, encoded by the coding sequence GTGGCTTCCTCCCCGTCCTCCCCTTCCGCCGCAACCGCCCCCGCGCCGCTGCCCAAGGCGGAGCTGCATCTGCACATCGAGGGCACCCTGGAGCCCGAGCTGGCCTTCGCGCTCGCCGAGCGCAACGGCGTCGCGCTGCCGTACGCCACCCAGGACGAGCTGCGCCGCGCCTACTCCTTCGCCGATCTGCAGTCCTTCCTGAACCTCTACTACGCGCTGATGGCCGTGCTGCGCACCGAGGACGACTTCGCCGACCTCGCCCGCGCCTACCTCGCCCGCGCCAAGGAGCAGGGCGTACGGCACGCCGAGATCTTCTTCGACCCGCAGGCGCACACCTCGCGCGGCGTCCCGATCGGCACGGTCATCGACGGCCTGGCCCGCGCGCTCGACAGCGCCCAGGAGACCTACGGCATCAGCACCCGCCTGATCATGTGCTTCCTGCGCGACGAGAGCGCCGAGTCGGCCCTGCAGACGTTCGAGGCGGCCCGCCCGCACCTCGACCGGATCACCGCCGTCGGCCTGGACTCGGCCGAGGTGGGGCACCCGCCGTCGAAGTTCAAGGAGGTCTTCGCGCTGGCCCGGGAGGCCGGGCTCAAGTGCGTCGCGCACGCGGGGGAGGAGGGGCCCCCGGCGTATGTGTGGGAGGCCCTGGACGTCCTGGGCGTCGACCGGATCGACCACGGTGTGCGCTCCCTGGAGGACGAGCGGCTGGTGGCCCGCCTGGCGGCCGAGCAGGTGCCGCTCACCGTCTGCCCGCTGTCCAACGTCCGGCTGCGGGTCATCGACGACCTGGCCGACCATCCGCTGCCCGCCATGCTGGACGCCGGGCTGCTGGTGACCGTCAACTCCGACGACCCGGCCTACTTCGGCGGCTACGCGGGCGACAACTTCACCGCCGTACGCGACGCCCTCGGCCTCGACGACGAGACGCTGCGCACTCTCGCCCGCAACTCCTTCCGCGCCTCCTTCCTCGATGAGGAGACCCGCGCGGAGTATCTGCGGGAGGTCGACGCACACCGGGCGTAG
- a CDS encoding gamma-glutamylcyclotransferase family protein, giving the protein MTTEPERLPFFVYGTLRPGEANHAWALRGRTTAEEPAHIGGALLYDGPGYPYATAGPADAVVHGTLVLPRDTDYDEVRATLDRLEDYAPGDPENLYERVCTEAVCADGRTVRAWVYLAAERLAARLHATGTPIEGGDWPASRAAAG; this is encoded by the coding sequence ATGACCACCGAGCCCGAGCGGCTGCCGTTCTTCGTCTACGGAACGCTGCGCCCCGGCGAGGCCAACCACGCCTGGGCCCTGCGCGGCCGGACCACGGCCGAGGAACCGGCGCACATCGGCGGCGCGCTGCTGTACGACGGCCCCGGATACCCGTACGCGACCGCCGGGCCCGCCGACGCGGTGGTCCACGGCACCCTCGTCCTGCCCCGCGACACCGACTACGACGAGGTGCGCGCGACGCTGGACCGGCTGGAGGACTACGCCCCCGGCGATCCGGAGAACCTCTACGAGCGGGTGTGCACCGAGGCCGTGTGCGCGGACGGCAGGACCGTACGCGCCTGGGTCTATCTGGCGGCCGAGCGCCTCGCCGCCCGCCTGCACGCCACCGGCACCCCCATCGAGGGCGGCGACTGGCCGGCGTCGCGGGCGGCGGCCGGCTGA
- a CDS encoding SanA/YdcF family protein, translating into MQVRGPELVRRLWSGVRRIRPPRTRRGRRRAFQVVVALTVLALAPATWMNATAGPRVRGVADVPAAPVAIVFGAGLWNGVPSPYLAHRLDAAAELYERGTVRAVLVTGDNSRHDYDEPDAMRAYLLRHGVPARKIVGDYAGFDTWDSCSRARRIFGVNRAVLVSQGFHIRRALALCEAAGVDSYGVGVASKHDATWAYGGVRELFAASKAAAEALLRPDPHFLGPHEKGVAEALG; encoded by the coding sequence ATGCAAGTGCGGGGACCGGAGCTGGTGCGGCGCCTGTGGAGCGGGGTGCGCCGGATACGTCCGCCGCGGACCCGGCGGGGCAGGCGCCGCGCCTTCCAGGTCGTCGTGGCCCTGACCGTGCTGGCGCTGGCGCCCGCGACCTGGATGAACGCGACCGCGGGCCCCCGGGTGCGCGGTGTCGCGGACGTCCCCGCCGCGCCCGTCGCCATCGTGTTCGGCGCGGGCCTGTGGAACGGCGTGCCGTCGCCGTACCTCGCCCACCGGCTGGACGCGGCCGCGGAGCTGTACGAGCGGGGCACCGTCCGCGCGGTCCTGGTCACCGGCGACAACAGCCGGCACGACTACGACGAGCCGGATGCGATGCGCGCCTATCTGCTGCGGCACGGCGTCCCTGCCCGCAAGATCGTCGGCGACTATGCGGGCTTCGACACCTGGGACTCCTGCAGCCGTGCGCGCCGGATCTTCGGGGTGAACCGCGCGGTGCTGGTCAGCCAGGGCTTCCACATCCGGCGGGCGCTGGCCCTGTGCGAGGCGGCCGGTGTCGACTCGTACGGCGTCGGGGTGGCGTCCAAGCACGACGCGACCTGGGCGTACGGCGGTGTCCGGGAGCTCTTCGCGGCCTCGAAGGCGGCGGCGGAAGCGCTGCTCCGGCCCGATCCGCACTTCCTCGGGCCGCACGAGAAGGGGGTGGCGGAGGCGCTCGGCTAG
- a CDS encoding trypsin-like serine peptidase, with amino-acid sequence MQRNTTEREATRRHAQRRPARRRWVAAGTAVAGAAACLALASVGHAAQDDPPAASHGDRPSPAPHSTWSSRDAAAYWTADRMAAAAPVGPERGTSDRAAAAPATKAAPAARSAATARHFDGIPSVGVLFSVDGDTRAHHCTASVVHSPHGNLILTAGHCNPGTKAAFVPQYRSGADKQPYGVWAIEDSFAYPGRGTTGAGADLDFAFATVAPGEDGSPVEEVTGGNTLSPTPGYTNDVTVVGYPNVRHDPEDRAVRCATRTSRLSGTHELRMECGGFYGGTSGSPWLTDFDEESGTGRVIGLIGGLNGGGPKGPDNDRVSYSPYFGEKLLNLYAKASQG; translated from the coding sequence GTGCAGCGCAACACCACTGAGCGCGAGGCGACGAGGCGGCACGCGCAGCGGCGGCCGGCCCGGCGGCGCTGGGTCGCGGCCGGGACCGCCGTGGCCGGTGCGGCGGCGTGCCTGGCCCTCGCCTCCGTGGGCCACGCCGCCCAGGACGACCCGCCCGCGGCGTCGCACGGCGACCGGCCCAGCCCCGCCCCCCACAGCACCTGGAGCAGCCGGGACGCCGCCGCCTACTGGACGGCCGACCGGATGGCGGCCGCCGCACCGGTCGGCCCCGAGCGCGGTACCTCGGACCGGGCCGCCGCCGCGCCGGCCACCAAGGCCGCCCCCGCCGCCCGGTCCGCCGCCACCGCACGGCACTTCGACGGCATCCCGTCCGTCGGCGTGCTGTTCTCCGTCGACGGCGACACCCGCGCGCACCACTGCACCGCCAGCGTCGTGCACAGCCCGCACGGCAACCTGATCCTGACCGCCGGGCACTGTAATCCGGGCACCAAGGCGGCATTCGTCCCGCAGTATCGTTCCGGCGCCGACAAACAGCCGTACGGGGTGTGGGCGATCGAGGACTCCTTCGCCTACCCCGGCCGTGGCACCACCGGCGCCGGGGCCGACCTCGACTTCGCCTTCGCCACCGTCGCCCCCGGCGAGGACGGCAGCCCCGTCGAGGAGGTCACCGGCGGCAACACCCTCTCCCCGACGCCCGGTTACACCAATGACGTCACCGTCGTCGGCTACCCGAACGTCCGTCACGACCCCGAGGACCGGGCCGTACGCTGCGCCACCCGCACCAGCCGGCTGTCCGGTACCCATGAACTCCGCATGGAGTGCGGCGGGTTCTACGGCGGCACCTCCGGCAGCCCCTGGCTGACCGACTTCGACGAGGAGAGCGGGACCGGCCGGGTCATCGGCCTGATCGGCGGCCTCAACGGCGGTGGCCCCAAGGGCCCGGACAACGACCGCGTCTCCTACAGCCCGTACTTCGGGGAGAAGCTCCTCAACCTCTACGCCAAGGCGTCCCAGGGGTGA
- the cutA gene encoding divalent-cation tolerance protein CutA encodes MADPTAPNRPPDPTGRPTRFLTVMTTIDSEAKAGKLARGAIEGGLAACAQIGAPVTSVFRWNNAIETGQEWQVLFKTAEARYEALEAYLLQAHDYDTPEIIATPVTHGAAGYLSWVAKETS; translated from the coding sequence GTGGCCGACCCGACTGCCCCGAACCGGCCGCCCGACCCCACCGGGCGGCCGACCCGATTCCTGACCGTCATGACGACCATCGACAGCGAGGCCAAGGCCGGGAAGCTGGCGCGCGGTGCGATCGAGGGCGGGCTCGCCGCCTGCGCGCAGATCGGTGCGCCGGTGACCTCGGTGTTCCGCTGGAACAACGCGATCGAGACCGGCCAGGAGTGGCAGGTGCTGTTCAAGACGGCCGAGGCGCGCTACGAGGCGCTGGAGGCCTACCTCCTGCAGGCGCACGACTACGACACCCCCGAGATCATCGCCACGCCGGTCACCCACGGCGCCGCCGGCTATCTGTCCTGGGTCGCGAAGGAGACGAGCTGA
- a CDS encoding cupin, whose protein sequence is MDDLDALARQQLDEARTSAHGRSARLFLRDGPLRQTVIALVAGTELDEHNAPPAASLQVLHGRVRLTGAGGGRELAVGQVADPRERHGLLAVEDSAVLLTAVTEIAAGARPTAAAGAVRD, encoded by the coding sequence ATGGACGATCTCGATGCGCTCGCCCGCCAACAGCTCGACGAGGCCAGGACCTCCGCGCACGGGCGCAGTGCCCGGCTCTTTCTGCGCGACGGTCCGCTGCGGCAGACCGTGATCGCGCTGGTCGCGGGCACCGAGCTGGACGAACACAACGCTCCCCCGGCGGCGAGCCTGCAGGTGCTGCACGGGCGGGTCCGGCTGACCGGGGCAGGCGGCGGGCGGGAGTTGGCGGTCGGCCAGGTCGCCGACCCGCGGGAGCGGCACGGCCTGCTGGCCGTCGAGGACTCCGCGGTGCTGCTGACGGCCGTCACGGAGATCGCGGCGGGGGCACGCCCCACGGCGGCGGCGGGGGCGGTGCGGGACTAG
- a CDS encoding class I SAM-dependent methyltransferase, with amino-acid sequence MTSASPRTGPGTGPQTHPSTKVRLTAEKETLLATLYGRAVDCRSKNPILGDTLAADTVRRLDYDFRKMRLSAGDAAGVALRARQLDIWTARFLARHEEATVVHLGCGLDSRVQRLDPGPGVRWYDIDYPEVIALRRDLYPERTGYTTVPSSVTDPAWTARVPSDRPTMIVAEGLLMYLTEEDGTALLRRLMARVPSGALAFDAFSGFAIRAQRLNRAVVKAGARLHWGTDAAGIARLSPKLEIVENLSALEIPGIEKLPTAYRLAARVSRKVPAVRDMARMYHCRF; translated from the coding sequence ATGACAAGCGCGAGTCCGCGTACGGGCCCCGGTACGGGCCCGCAGACGCATCCGAGCACGAAGGTACGGCTGACCGCGGAGAAGGAAACCCTTCTCGCCACGCTCTACGGCCGCGCGGTCGACTGCCGCTCGAAGAATCCGATCCTCGGCGACACCCTGGCCGCCGACACCGTGCGACGGCTCGACTACGACTTCCGGAAGATGCGGCTGAGCGCCGGGGACGCGGCCGGAGTCGCGCTGCGCGCCCGGCAGTTGGACATCTGGACGGCGCGCTTCCTCGCCCGGCACGAGGAGGCGACGGTGGTGCACCTGGGCTGCGGCCTCGACAGCCGCGTCCAGCGTCTCGACCCCGGCCCGGGGGTGCGGTGGTACGACATCGACTACCCCGAGGTCATCGCGCTGCGGCGGGATCTCTACCCGGAGCGCACGGGGTACACCACCGTCCCCTCGTCCGTGACCGACCCGGCGTGGACCGCACGGGTCCCCTCGGACCGGCCGACGATGATCGTGGCCGAGGGGCTCTTGATGTATCTGACCGAGGAGGACGGCACGGCCCTGCTGCGGCGGCTGATGGCCCGCGTTCCGAGCGGCGCGCTCGCCTTCGACGCCTTCAGCGGGTTCGCGATCCGCGCCCAGCGGCTCAACCGCGCCGTCGTGAAGGCCGGGGCGCGGCTGCACTGGGGCACCGACGCCGCGGGCATCGCGCGGCTGAGCCCGAAGCTGGAGATCGTCGAGAACCTCAGCGCCCTGGAGATCCCGGGGATCGAGAAGCTGCCGACGGCCTACCGGCTGGCGGCCCGGGTGTCGCGGAAGGTGCCCGCGGTGCGGGACATGGCGCGGATGTACCACTGCCGGTTCTGA
- a CDS encoding sulfite exporter TauE/SafE family protein — MPPDISLFTVTLLCLAALAAGWIDAVVGGGGLLLLPALLVGLPHTPVAYVLGTNKSTAIVGTTAAAVTYVRKAPIDVRTALRIGLAAMGGSLAGAFFAAGINSEVLRPLIMGVLLGVLAFLLFRPAFGTAPAPSGPVSRRRVVVAVLVAGLGIGFYDGLIGPGTGAFLVVALTAILHMDLVTSSATAKVVNVCTNVGALTMFAVQGTVLWQLGALLALFNLIGGMVGARMALKRGAGFVRGVLVVVVVALLCKLAYDQWLAA; from the coding sequence GTGCCTCCTGACATATCGCTGTTCACCGTGACCCTGCTCTGCCTGGCCGCCCTCGCGGCGGGCTGGATCGACGCAGTGGTGGGCGGCGGCGGACTGCTGCTGCTCCCCGCCCTGCTCGTCGGACTGCCGCACACCCCGGTCGCGTACGTCCTCGGAACCAACAAGTCCACCGCCATCGTGGGCACCACCGCGGCCGCGGTCACCTACGTCCGCAAGGCGCCGATCGATGTGCGGACCGCGCTGCGCATCGGTCTCGCCGCGATGGGCGGTTCGCTGGCCGGGGCGTTCTTCGCGGCCGGAATCAACAGCGAGGTGCTGCGCCCGCTGATCATGGGCGTCCTGCTGGGGGTGCTCGCCTTCCTCCTCTTCCGCCCGGCCTTCGGGACGGCGCCCGCGCCCTCGGGACCGGTCTCCCGCCGGCGCGTCGTGGTGGCCGTTCTCGTCGCGGGGCTGGGCATCGGCTTCTACGACGGCCTGATCGGGCCCGGAACCGGCGCGTTCCTCGTCGTCGCGCTCACCGCGATCCTGCACATGGACCTGGTCACCTCGTCGGCCACCGCCAAGGTCGTCAACGTCTGCACCAATGTCGGCGCGCTGACGATGTTCGCGGTCCAGGGCACCGTGCTGTGGCAACTCGGCGCCCTGCTGGCGCTGTTCAACCTCATCGGCGGCATGGTGGGCGCCAGGATGGCCCTCAAGCGCGGCGCCGGCTTCGTCCGGGGCGTCCTGGTGGTCGTGGTCGTCGCCCTGCTGTGCAAGCTCGCCTACGACCAGTGGCTGGCGGCCTGA
- a CDS encoding aldo/keto reductase codes for MDAATEGAEAVRTVFPIGGELTVGRLGFGTGGLVGPGYWGPRHDDPQRSVALLRRAVDRGVTLIDTADNYGPDVAEELVARALHPYPAGLVIATKGGVVRTGPDRWHIAGRPENLRAMCEASLRRLRTDTLDLYQLHRLDPEVPMADQLGALRELQEAGKIRHIGLDSVTADELTRARDITPIASVQNRYNLLDRAAEDVLELCEERGTAFLPWFPLGNGALTGDTGTALAAVAARHGATPGRIALAWLLHRSPVLLPTPGTGSPAHLDENLAAGRIALTERDLRELGELGAPG; via the coding sequence ATGGATGCGGCAACCGAGGGGGCCGAGGCTGTGCGAACCGTCTTTCCGATCGGTGGAGAACTGACCGTCGGCCGGCTGGGGTTCGGGACCGGCGGGCTCGTCGGCCCCGGCTACTGGGGGCCGCGGCACGACGATCCGCAGCGCTCCGTCGCCCTGCTGCGCCGGGCCGTCGACCGCGGGGTCACGCTGATCGACACCGCCGACAACTACGGCCCGGACGTGGCCGAGGAACTGGTGGCGCGCGCCCTGCACCCGTATCCGGCGGGTCTGGTGATCGCCACGAAGGGCGGGGTGGTCCGTACCGGCCCGGACCGCTGGCACATCGCCGGACGCCCGGAGAACCTGCGCGCCATGTGCGAGGCGAGCCTGCGACGGCTGCGCACCGACACCCTCGACCTCTACCAGCTGCACCGGCTGGACCCCGAGGTGCCGATGGCCGACCAGCTGGGCGCGCTGCGGGAGCTCCAGGAGGCCGGGAAGATCCGGCACATCGGCCTGGACTCCGTCACCGCGGACGAACTGACCCGGGCCCGGGACATCACCCCGATCGCCTCGGTCCAGAACCGCTACAACCTGCTGGACCGCGCCGCGGAGGACGTCCTGGAGCTGTGCGAGGAGCGGGGCACGGCGTTCCTGCCGTGGTTCCCGCTGGGCAACGGCGCCCTGACCGGCGACACCGGCACGGCGCTCGCCGCGGTCGCCGCCCGGCACGGCGCGACCCCCGGCCGGATCGCACTGGCCTGGCTGCTGCACCGCTCCCCCGTCCTGCTCCCCACCCCCGGCACGGGCTCGCCCGCCCACCTCGACGAGAACCTGGCCGCGGGCCGGATCGCCCTCACGGAGCGGGACTTGAGGGAGCTGGGGGAGCTGGGGGCGCCGGGGTAG